A genomic region of Bacillota bacterium contains the following coding sequences:
- a CDS encoding Ger(x)C family spore germination protein, producing the protein MIKKTSILLILIFLTGLLGGCWDRRELAELAIVLGAGVDRTSEGRIRLTVQIARPSAFFAPGGGGGGGGGEAPGSWVVWAEGETIEDAGRHLTLKVPREIYWGHSIILVIGEDMARKGTRLVTDFFHRNRQPRETTWLMVAKGEAKDFLEAYSALEKTSAQAAGFLARMKIGYSVQSREFAEMLASKGVQPVATRVEVKRAGITPGPGGEKEPSKQKQVVLTGVAVFREDKLIGWLDENETRGLLWLKGEVIRRDVVVVPTPGEPAAEASIKIRRAKTTIMPDYDGARPRFNVIIEAEGDMLEQQSREDLATPEKIKALEGAMAGEIRKKATGALEKAQRVYGVDIFGFGDAFHRKYKKEWRKLKNRWDREFTRAEVNISVKARVRDTGLLTRQESAPEE; encoded by the coding sequence TTGATTAAAAAGACGTCTATTCTCCTGATCTTGATCTTTTTAACCGGACTCCTGGGAGGCTGTTGGGACCGCAGGGAACTGGCCGAGCTGGCTATTGTTCTGGGAGCCGGCGTTGACCGCACGTCTGAAGGCAGAATCCGGCTGACGGTGCAGATCGCCAGGCCCAGTGCTTTTTTTGCCCCAGGCGGGGGCGGGGGCGGGGGCGGGGGGGAGGCTCCCGGCAGCTGGGTGGTCTGGGCGGAGGGGGAGACGATTGAGGATGCCGGGAGGCACCTGACGCTGAAGGTCCCCCGCGAGATCTACTGGGGCCACAGCATAATTCTGGTCATCGGGGAAGATATGGCAAGAAAAGGAACACGGCTGGTGACAGATTTCTTTCACCGCAACCGGCAACCACGAGAAACCACGTGGTTGATGGTGGCCAAAGGAGAGGCTAAGGATTTTTTGGAAGCCTATTCAGCTCTGGAGAAGACTTCGGCGCAGGCCGCCGGTTTTCTGGCGAGGATGAAAATCGGCTATTCCGTTCAGTCCAGAGAATTCGCCGAAATGCTGGCAAGCAAAGGGGTCCAGCCGGTAGCCACCCGGGTGGAGGTGAAGAGAGCGGGAATTACTCCGGGACCGGGCGGGGAAAAGGAGCCCTCGAAACAGAAACAGGTGGTGCTGACCGGTGTGGCGGTCTTCAGGGAGGATAAACTGATCGGCTGGCTGGACGAAAACGAGACCAGGGGGCTGCTCTGGCTGAAGGGGGAGGTAATAAGGAGAGACGTCGTCGTCGTTCCCACCCCGGGCGAGCCGGCAGCAGAGGCGTCAATCAAAATCAGGCGGGCAAAGACAACGATCATGCCGGATTACGACGGAGCGCGGCCGCGCTTTAATGTGATAATTGAAGCAGAAGGGGATATGCTGGAACAGCAGAGCCGCGAGGATCTGGCTACACCTGAGAAGATCAAAGCATTGGAAGGCGCGATGGCCGGGGAGATCAGAAAGAAAGCCACCGGAGCTCTCGAGAAAGCCCAGCGGGTTTACGGCGTGGACATCTTCGGCTTTGGGGATGCTTTCCACCGGAAGTACAAAAAGGAATGGCGGAAATTAAAAAACCGGTGGGACAGGGAATTCACCCGGGCGGAGGTTAACATCAGCGTGAAAGCGCGCGTGCGGGACACCGGTCTTTTAACCAGACAGGAGAGCGCTCCGGAAGAATAG
- a CDS encoding endospore germination permease, which translates to MLERGKIDGKQAVMLMIALVLPSAILTLPPVIVRHARQDAWLSVVAAVLAGLMVARLVASLNLRFPGKTLFEYAEEILGRVPGKIVGILYIWWFLHTNALVLDEFGSFLCIGILPNTPSIVFFIIGAVVAAYAVRSGLEVLGRYTQLFLPLMGLLFIVFLLSAKYMKVVRLLPVLDTGLAPILKGAAAPASWLGEIVVFSMIIPFLTRPKEAYRVAAQATLFTGFFLLVSVLVSLAVFGPNLTRSWIFPTYNAVRVVSIANFLERMEAAVVTVWMLGGFAKIGVFYYAAVLGSAQLLGLKEYRPLVAPVGVILVALALLCENLVVLLDFLARVFPPYSLILFEAGIPLVLLIVALARGKEARRVD; encoded by the coding sequence ATGTTGGAGCGGGGCAAAATTGACGGCAAACAGGCCGTGATGTTGATGATCGCTCTTGTTTTGCCGAGTGCCATCCTCACCCTTCCTCCTGTTATTGTAAGGCATGCCAGACAGGATGCCTGGTTGTCGGTCGTCGCTGCTGTCCTGGCAGGGCTCATGGTTGCCCGCCTGGTGGCGAGCTTGAACCTCCGCTTCCCGGGGAAAACCCTGTTTGAGTACGCGGAGGAAATTCTGGGAAGGGTCCCGGGGAAAATTGTCGGCATTTTGTACATCTGGTGGTTTTTGCACACAAACGCCCTGGTCCTGGACGAGTTCGGGTCTTTTTTATGTATCGGGATCTTACCTAACACGCCTTCTATCGTTTTTTTCATTATAGGGGCTGTCGTGGCCGCCTACGCGGTCCGAAGCGGGCTCGAGGTTTTAGGCCGGTACACCCAGCTGTTTCTACCTCTTATGGGATTGCTGTTTATCGTTTTTCTTTTATCTGCCAAATATATGAAAGTGGTCAGGCTGCTGCCTGTTCTGGATACCGGCCTGGCCCCTATTTTGAAAGGGGCGGCTGCGCCCGCGAGCTGGCTGGGGGAAATTGTTGTCTTTTCAATGATCATTCCTTTTCTGACCAGGCCAAAGGAAGCCTACCGGGTGGCGGCGCAGGCCACTCTCTTCACCGGCTTCTTCCTTCTGGTAAGCGTGCTGGTTTCCCTGGCTGTTTTCGGCCCCAACCTGACCCGCTCCTGGATTTTCCCCACTTACAACGCGGTCCGGGTGGTTTCTATCGCAAATTTTCTGGAACGGATGGAGGCCGCTGTTGTGACGGTCTGGATGCTCGGGGGGTTTGCAAAAATTGGGGTATTTTACTACGCCGCTGTTTTAGGCAGCGCCCAGTTGCTTGGGCTCAAAGAGTACCGCCCCCTGGTGGCGCCGGTGGGAGTGATTCTGGTGGCTTTAGCGCTCCTTTGTGAGAATTTGGTGGTGCTACTTGATTTTCTGGCCAGGGTCTTTCCGCCCTATTCCCTGATCCTTTTCGAGGCGGGGATTCCGCTGGTGCTGCTGATCGTCGCCCTGGCCCGGGGTAAGGAGGCGAGAAGAGTTGATTAA
- a CDS encoding spore germination protein: MVRFIKPRRPGAVARGSGKSRDQGKANKLSGATLSSEPLNDRFLTPDLDNNLRQLKSVLNNCGDVIYREFVFAQNEQIRLALIYTDGMVDKAQVSDQIMRALALEVAMTGHGREITKGRALEFIKRRGLCMHQIKETGNLRDVVHAILSGDTVLLVDGHATAIINGARGWETRSINEPVAEPTVRGPRESFVETLRINTSLVRRRVKSPDLKIEILTLGEVTSTDVAVLYIEGIANNKLVAEVKSRLERIKIDGILESGNIEELIEDNPWSPFPTVNHTEKPDRVAAMLLEGRVAIVVDGTPFVLTVPNLFVEHLHAPEDYYERFLFTSAVRLVRFTVMMASLALPALYIAVTSFHHEMLPTPLLLSIAGQREPVPFPVFVEVLVMELIFETLREAGIRLPRPIGQAVSIVGALVLGEAAVRAGLVASATVIVVAFTGIASFTFSYSASIAFRMLRFTLMVLSAALGLFGLISGVAVIGIHLCTLRSFGVPYLSPIVPTTAVDLKDVVFRAPLWAMFTRPRLIARRDQKRQIPGLKPTPPEPER, from the coding sequence ATGGTCAGGTTCATTAAGCCGCGCAGACCCGGGGCCGTGGCCCGGGGTTCAGGCAAAAGCCGGGATCAGGGGAAGGCGAACAAGCTGAGCGGCGCTACCCTTTCCAGTGAACCTTTAAATGACCGGTTCTTGACCCCGGACCTGGATAACAACCTCCGGCAATTAAAATCGGTTTTAAATAACTGCGGTGATGTCATTTACCGGGAGTTTGTTTTTGCCCAGAATGAGCAGATCAGGCTGGCCCTGATCTATACGGACGGCATGGTGGACAAGGCCCAGGTCAGCGACCAGATTATGCGGGCGCTTGCCCTGGAGGTCGCCATGACCGGACACGGCCGGGAGATCACCAAAGGCCGGGCCCTGGAATTCATCAAACGGCGCGGCCTGTGCATGCACCAGATTAAGGAAACCGGGAACCTGCGGGATGTCGTCCACGCCATTCTGTCGGGGGATACAGTTCTCCTGGTGGACGGGCACGCTACCGCCATCATCAACGGGGCCAGGGGCTGGGAGACGCGCTCTATTAACGAGCCGGTAGCGGAGCCGACGGTCAGGGGGCCGCGGGAATCTTTCGTTGAGACTTTACGAATCAATACATCGCTTGTCCGGCGGAGAGTAAAAAGTCCTGATCTGAAAATCGAGATCTTGACGCTCGGCGAAGTCACCAGTACCGATGTGGCCGTACTTTATATCGAAGGGATCGCCAACAACAAGCTGGTGGCGGAAGTAAAGAGCAGGCTGGAAAGAATTAAGATTGACGGGATCCTGGAAAGCGGCAACATCGAGGAATTGATCGAGGATAACCCCTGGAGCCCCTTCCCTACCGTCAACCACACCGAAAAGCCGGACCGGGTGGCGGCGATGCTGCTGGAAGGGAGAGTGGCGATCGTGGTGGACGGGACCCCCTTTGTCCTGACCGTACCCAACCTGTTCGTCGAGCATCTCCACGCGCCCGAGGACTATTACGAGCGCTTCCTGTTTACTTCGGCGGTAAGGCTGGTCCGGTTTACAGTCATGATGGCTTCCCTTGCGCTGCCCGCGCTCTACATTGCCGTGACCAGCTTCCACCATGAAATGCTGCCCACCCCGCTCCTTTTGAGTATCGCCGGGCAGCGGGAGCCGGTCCCCTTTCCGGTTTTCGTCGAAGTACTGGTCATGGAGCTTATTTTTGAAACCTTAAGAGAGGCCGGAATCCGACTGCCGCGGCCGATCGGCCAGGCGGTGAGCATCGTCGGGGCGCTGGTCCTCGGGGAGGCGGCCGTCCGGGCCGGCCTCGTGGCCTCGGCAACCGTGATTGTGGTGGCCTTCACCGGGATCGCCTCCTTTACTTTCTCTTACAGCGCCAGCATCGCCTTTCGCATGCTGCGCTTTACCCTGATGGTCCTCTCAGCCGCCCTGGGCCTATTTGGATTGATCAGCGGGGTTGCGGTCATCGGCATCCACCTCTGCACGCTGCGCTCCTTCGGGGTCCCTTACCTCTCTCCCATCGTTCCTACCACCGCCGTTGACCTGAAAGACGTGGTTTTCCGGGCGCCGCTGTGGGCGATGTTCACCCGCCCCCGCCTGATCGCCAGGCGGGATCAGAAAAGACAGATCCCGGGGTTAAAGCCAACCCCCCCGGAGCCGGAAAGATAA
- a CDS encoding AbrB/MazE/SpoVT family DNA-binding domain-containing protein, with product MKSTGVVRKVDELGRVVIPIELRRTLGIAEKDALEIYVDREKIILKKYEPACIFCGNAENVQHFRGKNVCRECAMAMAQEAV from the coding sequence GTGAAGTCTACAGGTGTTGTCAGAAAAGTTGACGAACTGGGGAGGGTGGTAATTCCCATTGAGTTGCGGCGAACCCTCGGGATCGCGGAAAAGGACGCATTGGAGATCTATGTAGACCGGGAAAAGATTATCCTGAAAAAGTACGAACCGGCCTGCATTTTCTGCGGCAATGCAGAAAATGTCCAGCATTTCCGCGGTAAAAACGTCTGCCGGGAGTGCGCGATGGCAATGGCCCAGGAGGCTGTTTAA
- the rsmI gene encoding 16S rRNA (cytidine(1402)-2'-O)-methyltransferase, whose amino-acid sequence MDEGRGVLYLCGTPLGNLEDITLRALRTLGEVALIAAEDTRCTRKLLSHYGIRVPFTSFHEHNQREKVPFLLEELARGRSVALVTDAGMPGLADPGYLLVRRALTEGYRVTVVPGPSAVVAALVVSGFPPYPFYFQGFLPREGGARREFLKELEEETRTGVFYETPHRLRKTLEDFREVWGEGRRVAVARELTKQFEEVVRGSFAEVAAHFADHPPRGELTLVTEGKRGGAPALPEDPGAVRSAVESLLRAGAELQAACKAVARALGISKSEAYRAYHKK is encoded by the coding sequence ATGGATGAAGGAAGGGGAGTGCTCTACCTCTGCGGGACCCCCCTGGGAAATCTCGAGGATATTACGCTGAGGGCGCTCCGGACCCTGGGCGAGGTTGCCCTGATCGCGGCCGAAGATACCCGCTGTACCCGAAAACTCCTTTCCCACTACGGGATTCGCGTTCCCTTCACCAGTTTCCACGAACACAACCAGCGGGAAAAGGTACCCTTTTTACTTGAGGAACTGGCAAGGGGCAGGTCGGTGGCCCTGGTGACAGACGCAGGAATGCCTGGACTGGCGGACCCGGGTTACCTTTTGGTGCGGCGCGCCCTCACGGAAGGCTACCGGGTGACGGTGGTTCCGGGCCCTTCGGCTGTTGTTGCGGCCCTGGTGGTTTCGGGATTTCCACCCTATCCCTTTTATTTTCAAGGGTTTCTTCCCCGGGAAGGGGGAGCGAGGCGGGAATTTTTAAAGGAGCTTGAGGAGGAAACCAGAACCGGGGTCTTTTACGAGACCCCCCACCGTCTCCGGAAAACCCTGGAGGATTTCCGGGAGGTTTGGGGAGAAGGGCGGCGGGTGGCGGTAGCCCGGGAGCTTACGAAACAGTTTGAAGAGGTGGTCCGGGGCTCTTTTGCTGAAGTGGCGGCCCACTTCGCGGACCACCCCCCGCGGGGGGAACTGACCCTCGTCACGGAGGGCAAAAGGGGAGGGGCGCCCGCTCTTCCGGAGGACCCGGGAGCCGTCAGGAGCGCGGTTGAGTCCCTGCTCCGCGCCGGAGCAGAGCTTCAGGCTGCCTGCAAGGCTGTGGCGCGTGCGCTGGGGATCTCCAAAAGCGAAGCGTACCGCGCTTATCATAAAAAGTGA
- a CDS encoding stage 0 sporulation family protein, which translates to MENDHEAQELGEETQVRQESAQEAGKVVVVGVRFRRAGKIYYFRPGEIPLQPGDPVIVETARGIEFGTVVLGPREVLLEETVAPLREVIRKATPGDCAKVEENRRRAKEAFAVCEAKIAEHGLPMKLIDVEFTFDVGKILFYFTAEGRVDFRELVKDLAAIFRTRIELRQIGVRDEAKFLGGLGPCGRELCCHTWLGDFEPVSIRMAKDQNLSLNPTKISGICGRLMCCLKYENPCYESCPVRLEEELEERKPLPGGEDELPEGSEEPEFPCGEEERKETI; encoded by the coding sequence ATGGAAAACGATCATGAAGCCCAGGAATTGGGAGAAGAAACTCAGGTCAGGCAGGAAAGTGCGCAGGAAGCCGGTAAGGTGGTTGTGGTAGGGGTCCGGTTCCGGCGGGCCGGGAAAATTTACTATTTCAGGCCTGGCGAAATCCCTCTTCAACCAGGGGACCCCGTAATCGTCGAAACTGCGCGCGGCATCGAATTTGGCACCGTTGTTTTGGGTCCCCGGGAAGTGCTGCTTGAAGAAACCGTAGCCCCCTTAAGAGAGGTGATCCGGAAGGCGACTCCCGGGGACTGCGCGAAAGTGGAAGAAAACAGGCGGCGTGCGAAGGAGGCCTTTGCGGTTTGTGAGGCAAAAATTGCCGAACACGGCCTGCCGATGAAGCTGATTGACGTGGAGTTTACCTTTGATGTCGGGAAGATCCTGTTTTATTTCACCGCCGAGGGAAGGGTCGACTTCCGGGAACTGGTGAAAGATTTGGCCGCGATTTTCCGGACGCGGATCGAACTGCGCCAGATCGGGGTGAGGGATGAAGCCAAGTTCCTCGGAGGGTTGGGTCCCTGCGGGAGAGAGCTTTGCTGCCACACTTGGCTGGGGGATTTTGAGCCGGTTTCCATCCGCATGGCAAAAGACCAGAACCTTTCTCTAAACCCCACCAAGATCAGCGGGATCTGCGGGCGGCTCATGTGCTGTCTGAAATATGAAAATCCCTGTTACGAATCCTGCCCGGTTCGCCTGGAAGAAGAGCTTGAGGAAAGAAAACCCCTTCCGGGGGGTGAAGATGAGTTGCCGGAAGGGAGCGAGGAACCGGAATTTCCTTGCGGGGAAGAGGAACGAAAAGAAACGATTTAA
- a CDS encoding DNA polymerase III subunit, which produces MTFQNPAPGGSLSKWGEEPAVRQLLQDLIGAQIAHAYLFSGPVPERTREAALSFARSLLCAALEGGESCGTCPSCRAWARQAHPDFHLLEASGSSLKVEQIRLWRPFFNYRPQIGKRQVFLLEGPELLTAPAANSLLKALEEPLPQTVFLLLTGDYRALLPTIVSRCRLVVFRSGERTPGRSSQGFAAPEKAALISRLLREGKESELIGAVRRFGPDRAAARELLKFLVADLEQVYRARRDLFCREPGTMYSAGERERARTGIELLESLLECLVSLERGLSLLEANAQVSPVLALTLRRVQRRLRQLPPALISESNSLER; this is translated from the coding sequence TTGACATTCCAAAATCCGGCGCCGGGCGGATCCCTTTCGAAATGGGGGGAAGAGCCTGCTGTGCGCCAGCTTCTCCAGGACCTGATAGGTGCTCAAATTGCCCACGCCTACCTTTTTTCCGGGCCCGTTCCGGAAAGAACAAGGGAAGCGGCGTTATCTTTCGCCCGGTCGCTTCTCTGCGCCGCCCTCGAAGGAGGAGAGTCGTGCGGTACCTGCCCCTCCTGCCGGGCCTGGGCGCGGCAGGCTCACCCCGATTTTCACCTCTTAGAGGCGAGCGGGAGCTCCCTGAAAGTAGAGCAAATCAGGCTCTGGCGCCCCTTTTTTAATTACCGCCCCCAGATCGGAAAGCGCCAGGTTTTCCTCCTGGAGGGCCCCGAACTCCTTACGGCGCCGGCGGCCAACAGCCTTTTAAAGGCGCTGGAAGAGCCCTTACCCCAAACCGTCTTTCTCCTGTTAACCGGGGATTACCGCGCCCTCTTACCCACGATTGTATCCCGGTGCCGGCTTGTGGTCTTCAGGTCCGGGGAAAGAACGCCGGGGCGGAGCTCGCAGGGTTTTGCCGCTCCTGAAAAAGCCGCTTTGATTTCCCGGCTCCTCCGGGAAGGAAAGGAATCCGAATTGATAGGAGCAGTCCGGCGTTTCGGCCCGGACCGGGCTGCGGCCCGGGAGCTGCTAAAATTTCTGGTTGCGGATCTCGAACAGGTTTACCGCGCCCGGCGGGACCTGTTTTGCCGGGAGCCCGGCACTATGTACAGTGCCGGGGAGCGGGAACGCGCTCGAACAGGGATTGAACTGCTGGAATCCCTGCTGGAATGTTTGGTAAGCCTGGAGAGGGGCCTTTCTCTCCTCGAAGCAAATGCTCAGGTTTCTCCGGTGCTTGCCCTTACTTTACGCAGGGTGCAAAGGCGGCTCCGGCAGCTCCCCCCGGCGTTAATTTCAGAATCAAATTCTCTTGAGCGATAG
- the tmk gene encoding dTMP kinase, which translates to MGAEGKLITFEGPDGAGKTTQVNLTAAALKAAGYSVLVTREPGGTRLSEAVRGLLLDPSFREMTPAAEALLYAGARAQLVREVMIPALAAGQVVLCDRFVDSSLAYQGYGRGLDLNLLRAINAFALNSLGSFYTILFDLEPEQGLLRSRGGRAGDRLEQEDISFHRRVREGYRALARAAPARIKVVEARGTPEEVQQRLWMLILPFLEGNEPGAPF; encoded by the coding sequence TTGGGGGCGGAAGGCAAGCTGATTACCTTTGAGGGGCCCGATGGGGCCGGAAAAACAACCCAGGTAAATTTAACGGCAGCTGCCCTGAAAGCAGCTGGCTACTCCGTCCTGGTGACGCGCGAGCCCGGCGGGACCCGGCTTTCGGAAGCCGTACGCGGCCTCCTTTTAGACCCCTCTTTCCGGGAAATGACCCCCGCTGCGGAAGCCCTGCTTTACGCAGGGGCGCGCGCCCAACTGGTCAGGGAGGTCATGATACCGGCCCTGGCAGCGGGTCAGGTTGTTTTGTGCGACCGTTTTGTCGATTCCAGCCTGGCTTACCAGGGGTACGGGCGGGGGCTTGACTTGAATCTCCTGCGGGCAATCAATGCCTTTGCTTTAAATAGTTTAGGTTCTTTTTATACGATTTTGTTCGATTTAGAGCCGGAACAGGGCCTGCTGCGCTCCCGGGGGGGGCGTGCCGGGGACCGGTTGGAGCAAGAGGACATCTCTTTTCACCGGCGGGTCAGAGAAGGTTACCGCGCCCTCGCCCGCGCCGCCCCGGCCCGGATCAAGGTTGTGGAGGCGCGGGGGACCCCGGAGGAGGTCCAGCAGCGCCTCTGGATGTTAATTCTTCCTTTTTTAGAAGGAAACGAACCGGGCGCCCCTTTTTGA
- a CDS encoding aminotransferase class I/II-fold pyridoxal phosphate-dependent enzyme yields the protein MDGNKEHSKQGIERARVVGHFSQGGGGAGGGWPPLVTGLLAHAGRNYLSFHVPGHKQGAGAWRPWRALLGEEVFRLDLTELPGLDNLQAPEGIIRAAASDAARAFGSQETFFLVNGTTAGILAMLLATCGPGDRVLVPRACHQAVIHGLILTGASPVYLPVRAHPAWGLPGALETEELERALDSEAAGGRAAVFLHPNYYGLTGALEIQIQKVQARGFLALVDEAHGTHFCAGTSYPVPALRAGADLVAQGAHKVLGAFTQAAFLHHRGTLPDPGKLQQALRIVQSSSPSYLLLASLDVARHQFCREKEKWEEVASLGMELRYRVSQIPGLFAPGEELKEVPGVVSFDPARLIVNVRGLGITGFGAAAWLRRERRIQVELADFQNILFILSPADSGLVPDLLAGLGALARAVDFGREWQASTYPEPPDLPLPRQLMTPREAFFAPQREAPLAAARGKVAAEVVAPYPPGVPLICPGEEINPEALAYLAAWQEAGGVWPGRKKGTVKIVAGS from the coding sequence TTGGATGGCAACAAGGAACATTCTAAACAAGGAATCGAAAGAGCCCGGGTGGTCGGACATTTCTCGCAAGGCGGCGGAGGCGCGGGAGGGGGCTGGCCCCCTCTTGTGACAGGCCTCCTTGCCCATGCCGGACGAAACTATTTAAGTTTTCACGTCCCGGGGCACAAACAGGGCGCGGGAGCCTGGCGCCCCTGGCGCGCTCTCCTGGGAGAGGAAGTCTTTCGGCTGGACCTGACGGAGCTCCCGGGTCTCGATAACCTCCAGGCTCCCGAGGGAATTATTCGCGCGGCGGCGTCTGATGCAGCCCGTGCCTTCGGGTCCCAGGAGACATTTTTTTTGGTTAACGGCACAACTGCAGGAATTCTGGCCATGCTCCTCGCCACCTGCGGCCCCGGGGATCGGGTGCTCGTTCCCCGTGCCTGCCACCAGGCGGTGATCCACGGCTTGATTTTAACCGGGGCAAGTCCTGTTTATTTGCCTGTCCGGGCACACCCGGCCTGGGGTCTACCCGGGGCTTTGGAAACGGAAGAGCTGGAGCGCGCCCTCGACTCTGAAGCGGCCGGGGGACGGGCTGCGGTTTTTCTTCATCCTAATTATTACGGGCTGACCGGGGCACTCGAAATCCAGATCCAGAAGGTCCAGGCACGGGGGTTCCTGGCGCTGGTAGATGAGGCTCACGGCACTCATTTTTGTGCCGGGACCTCTTATCCGGTTCCTGCCCTCAGGGCGGGGGCGGATCTCGTCGCCCAGGGAGCGCACAAGGTGCTCGGAGCTTTTACGCAGGCAGCCTTTCTTCACCACCGGGGAACCCTCCCGGACCCCGGGAAACTCCAGCAGGCCCTCCGGATCGTCCAGTCGAGCAGCCCTTCCTACCTCTTGCTGGCCTCCCTCGATGTGGCGCGGCACCAGTTTTGCCGGGAAAAAGAGAAGTGGGAGGAGGTTGCCTCCCTGGGGATGGAACTCCGGTACAGGGTTTCCCAGATCCCCGGCCTTTTTGCGCCCGGTGAGGAGTTAAAAGAGGTCCCCGGGGTGGTTTCTTTCGACCCGGCGCGTTTGATCGTTAACGTGAGAGGGTTGGGGATCACCGGTTTTGGCGCGGCCGCCTGGCTGCGCCGGGAACGGCGCATCCAGGTTGAACTGGCCGATTTTCAAAACATCTTATTCATCCTGAGCCCGGCCGATTCGGGCCTTGTCCCCGACCTCCTCGCGGGCCTGGGCGCACTGGCGCGCGCAGTTGATTTCGGAAGGGAGTGGCAGGCGAGCACCTACCCGGAACCCCCCGACCTTCCTTTACCCCGCCAGTTAATGACGCCGCGGGAGGCCTTTTTCGCTCCCCAGCGCGAGGCCCCCCTGGCTGCGGCGCGGGGGAAGGTCGCCGCCGAGGTTGTTGCCCCCTACCCTCCCGGGGTTCCGCTGATCTGTCCAGGCGAGGAGATTAATCCGGAGGCGCTTGCTTACCTCGCGGCCTGGCAGGAAGCGGGAGGGGTTTGGCCCGGCCGAAAAAAGGGAACGGTTAAAATAGTGGCAGGGAGTTGA
- a CDS encoding sigma factor G inhibitor Gin, translated as MAPEKLKPHFPAKRGILLPVCVICERTPPRGIAGGILVSGRFLCAPCEEEIVRAQVGDSRYFHLKEKIKKIWARVKP; from the coding sequence ATGGCTCCGGAAAAATTAAAACCCCATTTCCCGGCAAAAAGGGGCATCCTCTTGCCTGTTTGTGTGATTTGTGAGCGAACTCCGCCTCGAGGAATTGCAGGGGGGATCCTGGTTTCGGGCCGTTTCCTGTGCGCCCCCTGTGAAGAGGAAATCGTGCGCGCCCAGGTGGGAGACAGCCGCTATTTCCATTTAAAAGAAAAAATTAAAAAAATTTGGGCACGTGTGAAGCCCTAA
- a CDS encoding 2-oxoacid:acceptor oxidoreductase family protein, with protein sequence MGEAVKIVIAGEGGQGIQSVAEILTEAAALEGKEALYIPNFGIEQRGGVSVAFVQIGDERIGSPKFRTGDIVVALSDRAVRRVQMHVGPETIFVYDTSIPGAEADLPKNARKVLAIPALETANRDLHPRAFNVLIMGAVIGATGVVTPEKAREAIEKRLGYKFEKSPELRDLNFRALQVGFDLVAGMRVA encoded by the coding sequence ATGGGCGAAGCCGTCAAAATTGTCATTGCAGGGGAAGGCGGGCAGGGCATCCAGTCTGTTGCCGAGATCTTAACCGAGGCCGCCGCCCTGGAAGGAAAAGAGGCCCTGTACATCCCCAACTTCGGGATCGAACAGCGGGGCGGGGTTTCCGTTGCTTTTGTGCAAATCGGGGACGAAAGGATCGGTTCGCCGAAGTTCAGGACCGGAGACATTGTGGTTGCCCTGAGTGACCGGGCCGTCCGCCGCGTGCAAATGCACGTGGGGCCGGAGACAATTTTCGTTTACGATACCTCAATTCCGGGAGCCGAAGCAGATCTGCCCAAAAACGCCCGGAAAGTACTTGCAATTCCGGCACTGGAAACGGCCAACCGCGATCTCCACCCGCGCGCCTTTAACGTGCTGATCATGGGCGCCGTCATTGGTGCAACCGGGGTCGTGACGCCGGAGAAGGCCCGGGAAGCCATCGAAAAAAGGCTCGGCTACAAGTTTGAAAAAAGCCCTGAACTGCGCGACCTGAATTTCCGCGCCCTCCAGGTGGGGTTCGATTTGGTAGCAGGGATGAGGGTGGCGTAG